AATTCTTATAATATTAGGAAAAATCAGGAAAAATATCCGGAGGTAttgaaaaattcctaaaatattgggAAAATTTAcgaaaaatacccggaggtataGAAAAATTCCTAAAAGATTAGAAAAATTCACGAAAAATACCCGAAGGTatagaaaaattcctaaaatatagGAAAAATCACGAAAATACCCGGAGGTATAGAAAAATTCCTAGAATATTAGGGGAAATCAcgaaaaatacccggaggtatagaaaaatttctaaaatattagaaaaaattataAGAAATACCCGAAGGTAcggaaaaattattaaaatattaggAAAGATTATGGAAGATACCTAGAGGTACGGTacaattcctaaaatattaggaaaaattacgAAAAATATCCGGTGGTACGGAAAAAAtcctaaaatattagaaaaaaatattaaaaatacccgaaggtacggaaaaattcctaaaatatcaGGAAAAATTACGGaaaatacccggaggtacggAAAAATCCAAAAATATTAGGAAACAATATGAAAATTACCTGGATGTaaggaaaaattcctaaaatattaggaaaataCCTTGAGATacagaaaaattcttaaaaatttagaaaaaataccTGCGAGTACGAGATAATCCCCGAAAAGTAAGGGAagaataccagaaaattcctaaaaataggaataaggtaagaaaatgagtatggaaaattatgaaaattccagaaaatatcCTGAAGCCTCGGAtaaggcaaatcattgtaaatgtgtagttcgctccacactttacgctaAAAACGATACCACATATAGGATAAGAGATAACTTAAATTCTACGAAACATCGATGTTTTTccaagaagttggggggcaaatgatagggaataaaaataACCCTAATTGCGGAATTAGTGTCACATTAATTAGACCTTATTTGGTCTACTGGAAGagcccaattaatgaggcccaaaattctaattatttattagtttcATAATTAATAAGGGGCTAATTAAACACCCCAATAAATGTGTTCAAATAAGTAACTACTTCTACAAGAAGTAGCCTCCAAGCAACCTAAATTCAGAAGGAAACTAATTCCTACTTTTAGGACTACAAAGTCCAATCAGAGGTGGAGACTTACCCATCAAGTCATCCAATTCTACCCTAATTCCTAGACTCTCAATGTCTATATAAAGGGTTTTACCCCTTCAACTTCAGCGGAACGTTTTGGACAAGAGATTAACACGTCACAAAGCCGTGAAAGCATCCTACAAGCCACAAGGCCATTACCTGGAACGACGTTTTAGACTTAGCCCTCGAAGGACACGAAAGTCATTACATCCTTGGTGAGCGCTCGCCGCCATAGCTCCGAGGGCATGCATCACCAAGAACTACTTTATGGCTTCATCCTTGACATACGCCAagatacataggcatcttgtgAGCGCATGATCAAATCACGAAACACAAGTGCAACCATTAAAACTCGAAACTTATCAAGTCCTAATATTAAATACACACCATAAATAAATACATGTTTTTTACCCGTAACATAAAAATGATGCCAATAATTTTATATTCCTTACCAGTTCCGAGTGTGAATCCAACATACTCAACAGCGGCTGCATTATTTATATggaaatttaaattatatttaattttgctaattaattttaaattatattcaTGACTGCACGGTTGTACTCTCCGAACGTGTCGTACATTGTATATAGAAACTCCAGTTAAGTCGTACAAATTAAATTAGTAGTATAATTAACTTGATTAATTGTATTAGGCTATTAGCAGCTTATTACTAAGTTAGTGATTGCTTAATTACGAAAAAGTAGATGTAAACAAGTTGACTTGAGTACACCACAATAATCCAATTTTTAATCTTTATTCTAAGCGTCACTTCATTCATATAGCTCAAGTGTAGAACCCATTCAAAATATAAAGTTGAAACATGTATTATTCCCTGTCCCTTTTTTATTTTGAGGTCTTTAGTTACAGGATAAGTGCACTTGTGACTACTTTCAGAGGACCTAGTTCAGTACTATCTCCCCCGTTTCTTGTTACACGAGTCGGATCAGGAATACACGATTGTTGCAGTATATTatgatatattataaaaaatttacaaaatatGTTTATAGTAGAATTTTAATCTATTGGTAGTGGGGTCAGTTGACAGCACTGAACTTGAAATTAtgtataaattttaattataacaGTCATATATCAGTCAAAATTTACACGTAATTTTATTGTTTTGACcctattaaaataaaatttatactCTAAATTTTCAAAtcgattttttaaaatttttgaccTCGGTAACTTCAATTTATAGCTACGCCCCTGCATATATGAAGGATTCATTTTTATAGGTATACAAAATATAATATGCTGCTAAATAGGAGCGGAATCATGATTATAATTTAGGGGACCGAAAAATATTTTGGGTGCTGAACTAAATTATttcatattttataaaattttataataaaattttgGTAGTTTTTGACAATTCAAGGGCACCGGGGCTCACTCCGGTGTCGGCAAATTCCTCCCATACTGCTAACAATTATTTGCTCGTAGTATCTTTATATACTTAAATAATATGGATAAATGTCTCGGTCAAGTCTTAAACCTTCAACGTTGACAGAAAAATCGTTTACTCCTGTATATTTCTTTATGTTTAAATATTTTTATGAACAAATATTTTGATCGAGTTTCTTGAAGACAAGTTTCGAACCTTCAACGTTCGGTAATAATTGGCGGATATCTTTCTAATCACGTTTTCGTATACTTAATGTCACATCTTTTTTTAGCATCTATTGATTAATAACTCATAGTGCAATTTAGAAGTTGTCTGTCTATAATATAAACAATGCTAATGGAATTCAGAATCCACAATTTATGCTTTAACGCATATGTCATATGTGTGATGTTGATGATAGACTAGAACAAAATTTGTCAATGGAACAAAATTTGTTTAGTACAAATAGGGAAAAGCAAGGAATCAAAATAGCACCACTTCTTGATGTTTATTTATAAGATTTGTAATTTCTAACCTAACTTAGACGAGTAAAAAGAGATTTTGATGTGAATGTAGAGTTTGAAAAATAGATATCTATCATCGAAGGGTTTGTCTAGTGTGCCTATGGACACGTGCGAAACACTAAAGTTTAGTATAATTTAGTTTATAATTTTGGTATATTTTGATTGGCATGATTGCTCTGAATATAGGTCCACTAATCAAAataagttaaatttataaaattttgtgCTTAACATGTCCACGAGCACATCACAGAAAACGGGATCATTGAAAACGTATTGAGGACTCACATAATTCCGCCAATACGTACTTAGGGGCAATTTTTTTCTCAAAAGAATATAGAATTTGAGAATAAGTTGAGTTGAATTTTGGTTGATATTCAAATGCGGTGGGAGCATATGCGTTAAACGTTATAAAGTGGGAGCATAAAATATTGGCCTGGCCGGCTTGACTAAAGTGTTAAAATATGCCTTTGCAGTAAGAAAACAATGACTTTGTTAATTCTTATGCTTTGAATAATCAGTAGCCTGTATTAAAATCtaaaaaatgaaaaaattatcCACAAAAAGCCTGTATTTCTGAGAGATCTAGATTCTTAATATGTGATCCCTctctattttattaataaatagttACTATAACATACCAATTTATATTTAAGTAATAATTTGCATACATTCAATTATCAGATAAGTTAAATGTGACTAGTCTATATGAGTTGTATTAGTGTTCAATGTAGATGTGCATACAACTTCAATGTTGTTATACTTTTATCTTTTTCTGTATTAAACTTTAAACATAAAATTcttatttagaaaaataaaaataaaataatttatggAAGTATGTTAAAAAAAATGTTTTAGAATACGTGTCGAGCTTCCTTCTCCCGATATATACTTCCTAAAGAGACagagggaatattatttaatattattataagcTCGAAATACATAAATCTTGCATTGTAATATTAATACAATATTTTAAAGAAATACATTATTCTGCCCCTTAATGCTAATGCAAGGTCTAGGGGGTCTTTTTTGCTAATTGATAACACACGCATACGCCAGGAATCTAACTTCTTCTAACTGCTGAGGGGGTACAAGAGCTCAACCACTCCACACACGCAGACGCCAGAAATCTAACTTCTTCTAACCGCTGAGAGGTACAAGAGCTCAACCACTCCACCAACACTTTGTTGACGTAGGTGGTCTACTTTGCTTTTGCTGGTCTATATTAGTATTAATTAGAAACTATTTTTCTGTTGAATAAAAAGAAGAAAAGGGCTGAAGGTGAGCTCGTAGGGCATAGTGGTGAATTGGTCATGTTAGCTGGGCTTAGGTTGGGCTTATGGGCCAGACCAGGCCACAAAAATCCAACAGTTCATGACAAATGGAAGGTAACATTTCCCATGTGACTCATCACTACTTGTTTGTCTATGTTGCCTGGACCATCTCATGTTATTGCATGAAGAcatgaataaaaaaaattatccaACTTTTTTTCCAAAGTATCCATACAAAAGTATAGGTGCCTCCCATAAGAAATAGTCTGTATACAGCTTAAGCATTAGATATAATTTTAACTTAGAACAAAAATACCTATATTCCCTGATCACAATGAAACATGCATAGCCTCAAAGTATTTTATGTTTATACTAACAAATGTACACAACTTTCATGTTACTGGTATATGGTTGTCTTCATTTGCCGATTCTCCATATGACCCGACAGAAGTTCTTTGAGGTAAATAAATGGTCTCTTTCAAGCGTCTGCCTTGCATAATTCATCCTTCAACTTCTGTATTATCTGTCCCTTTCTTCTGAGGCTTCTGAATTAAGTAAAAAACAGCGAGAAACATTTCCCTGATATTTGGACAATCATATGTCATATTCTCTTCTCACTATATTTTTTATTAGTTTAGAGTTATCTTTAAGAGGAacttgatatttagttaagataAAAACGAAAAGATACTATATACAAGTATTTTTGTTATACATTGAAAGCAACGTAATATTATCCACCACTGAGGCCAAATCCTAGTCGAGGCACACAAAGCTAAACCCTACAGGGATAATCTCTTCACAAACTATTTTCAAGTAAATAGCATTTCTAAGCTGCAAAACATAATGTTGTCAAAAAGAGAACTGCCATTAAAATCATGGAGTGCATTCGATGACTATCTTGAAACTACCTTAAAAGACAGTTGACCAGAAAGAAGAGAAGTAAATGCACTCAGCAAAACATAATCATCAACTTTTCAATCCTCCAATCCTAAACTAGTTTCTATCAGTGCATAAATAAAACACATGTACTCTAAAAGCATGCAGACGGGCTCAATGGTTCACATTAAACTTCCTCACAACTGCAAAAGGGGAGCCAATAGCCTTCTTTAAAATCTAAAACTGTTTTCCTTGAATTGTTTTAGAAACAAGATGAGGAAAGCagattctgatttttttttttttgccagTAAAAGCAGATTCTGATTTTAAAGATGGCTTTTTGGCTTTCATTTGGCAGTTGTAAGGAATATGTGCACTTAAGTTTGTGGTTTTATGTGAACCAATGAACCTGGTTGCACGTTTTTAGAGAAACGAGTGCTTGATTTTTGCAGTGGTATAAACTAGTTCAGGGTTTAGAGGATCAACTGGTTGATGATTACGTTTTTTATTCTGAAGATTAAGAGAGTTCCATTTGACATGTATATTATCAGGGCAGAGACTTGTGTGTGCATGGCTGAGTTGGGTGAGGATGTTTCCTATCCACTAGATCTAATAGAGGCATGCAAGGTTGAAGAATGGCGACTACCAAAGTGCCTATTTGGATATATACCTTATATACCAAGCACAAATCTGGTGGACAGATACACATGCAGTACAATCATTCAATGAAGTGCAAGATATTTGTCTAGGTTATTAGATATAGAAGAGGGGAAATATAGTAGGCACAAATTTCATAGTTTCTTGATCTAGAGGGATCTTATAGTAGAATCATTAACAACTAACAAATGTGCACACAAGGGAGTTCTTATTCAAACTTATTATTCATACAATTAACGTATTGATGCAGTAGGTTCATGTAATCTTGTATCACATGTGTATGCAAAGAAGGACATATGCAATTAATGATCTGTTATGTCTAGCTTTTAGGTTTAGGTAGATATATTTTATGTATATTTCCATTAAAAGCAGCCCACCTAACAAAAGTCGGTTTTAAAGTTATTGATACAAAGCAAGTTGCAAAGGCAGTCAGAATAAAAACTAAATGCACAAGTAGTAATTCAGGCCAAATAAGGTAGGGAAATCCTCAGAAAAGTCTTCTTTGAACAGTAAAGACGTAATGTTATTACCTTCTGAGCTCCTGGTTTATTAAGGGTTATTTGTTGCTGACTCTATTTAACCTGAAGAAGCAACATAGTTATAGCATACATAGGAAATGGTACCAAAACAGTATTTGCATTTAGTAAAAAACATCTATTTACGTATGCAGTTAGAGAATAAAGAATAAATAATTTTTAGCAAACAAAAGTCAATAATACTATTTTAATAATTTACACATGTAAATTATATGTAACGTATGCATTCAAGACTCAGAAGGGTTAATTTTTCAATATTTGTACTCCAATTTTTTGACAAATTTCCATCATCAATTGTACCCCGTGTTCGAGTGATTCAAATATATATTTGCCAATATCAACAAAATCTGTCCAGTTTATGATAATGATATGATGATAACTTTGAGAACACTTTCCTGATATTTAGAGATCACGTGCCATCATTTTATTTTAAATCTGTTAGAGTTGGACCAGcaatagatctttcaaaactaCTATCAAAGCACCAGTCAAAATTTTGATCTAGGCAAACTAATTAAACTCTCCAAGGATAATCTCCGAACTACCtatttttttggttaattccccCTCTTAACTACTGATCAACCTGTAAAACATCATAATCTCAATAAGAGTGCATAAAGTACAACACATGTCAGCATCTTCCAAATGACTGTTCTGGAATTGAAATGTTATTTCAATGTTCTTCAAGAATTACGATGAACAAATGCAAGAAACAAAATTAAATGAAATGTCTTAACCAGAACTTCTCAAATTGACTAGATATGAGAAGAAAAAATGTGGCAAGTCATTCAAAATTTTAAAGAGAAATCCTGATTAATTTTGTGCACCTGTAACATGATACGTGAAATGTCATTTAAAAAAAAGTAGAACAAAACGACCTGGTGCTGAGATTTTATACCTTTATAAGTACCGAATGAGTTCGATTGCAAACTTCCCCTTCTTTGTGGGGTTAATTTCTCCTATCTGAACACGAGAATCAATTATTTGGTACCACCAAACAAATTTATAAGGATTGAGATTGACAAAGGTTTGCAAATTAATCTACACAAGAAAGCTGTATCACTTTGGGACTAGTCTACCTTTAATCTTCCTTTTCCATTGACTGAGATCATGTCTCCAGTCTTTATCGTGGTATTGTTCTTTGACACACTAGTCCAATTGACGCGGACATCTCCGTTACTGAAAAGAAAAGAATATTGATGGTAAGGATCTATTACTAACGTACAGAGATCCTTTCATCATGTGAATGCACGGCATAGTAGAAAATATTCATGCATCTTAAATCATTCATAAGTTCCGTAGTCCCTACTACACCAAAGGTAGAAACTGTTTTATACTAACTAAGATCAACTTAATAATTTGTGCAATGACGCGTATGCAAAAGCTCACAGACTAAGCCCCTGTTCGGTTAGTTATTAACCAAATACAGTATATAACTTATAAGCGCCTGTTTGGTTAGCTATTAAACAGATATATAAGCGAGTTTATCCAATAGGCgtctttttatttatttatttactaaTTACTAGTTCTTTAGCCAATCCAAACGGGCTCTAAAAATCAACTGGCACTTGTCACGGTTTATCACTGAAACCGCAAATACATTAATTGACAAAAAACCAAAGCCAAAACTAGAATGCGACAGATAATTGAAGAAAACCTGAATATCATTTCCCCACACGTTGAAGAAGTTAAAACAATAAGTATTAAAAGTTTTTCAAATGTCAGACAAAATGAGTTTACACATGAAGAACACCACAAGATACCTAGATTTAGGAAAAAATTAGGGTAAAAAAAGAAGATAGCTAGATTTAGGAAAAAAATAGGGTTAAAAAAGTTGGTAAAGAGCTATTCAAGTTGCATTGtgtatttgtgtgtgtgtgtgtgtgtgagtgaCTATCAAAAGGAGGAAGAGTGTAAATTAAAAAACCCTTGTAATCGGAAGTGTCCAAACAATTTAGGTGGAGGATGTACGATATAATAAACTTGTTCAAAACTTCTTTCCTCCATTACCCGAACATGTTGTAATTGAGTAGTTTGAACAGCTACAACTATCTGTTACAAGGTATACCTGATCAAATCAACTAGCTTTGATCTTGAAATCTTGTATCCTGCACTAGCTATAGCATCAAGCCTCAGCGATCCTTCTACAGTTTTGAAGGATTTAGTCCTGTAAATGTAATACAATTAGGTTATGTGGCATCTACAACTAGTAGTAAAACAATAATCATAAAACATCTTTTTACTGTAAAAATGTATATTGTATATGCTATGACTTCTGACCTTGGTGGTTCATATTCAAGAGCAAGCAATGGTATCCGTTTACATGTGACTGGAACATTCCCAACCTGCAAAGTAGGAatgtaaaatattatatattatttatacaaAACAGCTGCGAGATGCATACTTCTGAATTTGATCAGGAGGTTATTGAACATGTCTGTCTCACTTTAGCACAGAATGTTGACATGTAAGTTAAGAAAAACCTGCTCTTTTGACATCATTATTAATCATTAGATAGAAGCTCTGACAACTTTATCATAGAACATTTGACAAGAAGTATAAATCGTACTATACTATGAAATATATAAAGATCGATGGCTGCAGGTTTATAGAAATGTAGCCTAGTTTCAATTCAATTTGTCAACACCGAGGAAACCAATATGGATTTGCATACCAGACAGACGGGCTTATTCATATATAATATACTATTTCAAAGGCATGAATATTGAATACCTTGGTGAGTGCTGATGTGAGAAAATCGACTAAATCTGGAACAAGAAGTATTTGTGCCCCCTTCTCTCCCTGTACATTTAAAATAAGATTTTTAAGCCCCCCAAAAGAAATCCTCTGCTTTATATCAATAGAGGCTAGAGAAAGGAATACATTTCATTTTCAAACCCATAACCAACGAGGCATGTATCCCACAACTCCCGCCAATACGAGTTCATGATTTGAACACTATAAAAGAAAAAAACATATATGCGACATCTACCAATTCTTTTATAAACATGCACTTTGCTGCAAGTGCCCCCAGCAAAAAAATTATTAATCGCTTGGCTTTAAAAAAGGAGAAGCCATTTTACATAACATTTGTCCCAGAAAACGATAATCATCTGCTTAGACCCGCTTGATCTAATATCCAACCATGACCCATCTATCAACTAAAAGCTCAAAAATGCCTTCGATTGAAGAGGATAATAAGGAATTTTGACTCGTACAATTCGGACGCCTAGTTGTCATTCCTGGAAACCATAATACACGTCTCATTGTTTCACTGTTTTTAGTTTCTAGTGATAAGGTTTTTCTTTATGGTCTATAGAAACTAAGAATTTTTTCTAGAACTTTTCCTCCCTAAACACAATTCAAAGTTTAAACTTTCCTCACATCACAGAGAAATATTAAAACTCTAATGCAAACATAATTGGCACCTGTAATATAATATCACCCAGTTTATCCCTAGAAATGCCCGTGCCAAGGATGGAACCAAGAAAATCACCATGAGAACAAGGCTGAAATCCAAAATTCCCTGAAATACTAATTCACATAAACAGTTAATAAATATACAAAAGTCCATCACCGGTGATTGATAGCACTTCCTCGTTATTAATAGCAAACCTCAATGCTTCAA
The sequence above is drawn from the Apium graveolens cultivar Ventura chromosome 2, ASM990537v1, whole genome shotgun sequence genome and encodes:
- the LOC141706753 gene encoding uncharacterized protein LOC141706753; the encoded protein is MWSVRVPTMATTSSVRSLLNVTARSVKQPRLSFLGTRALPPLFSISPLTSSGMCYLAQATRGNTDVSVRVVGEKGVVEEVKHVVEMAKRASLRREVLHTDFLTPPILKESMVVLEKLADVKSVAQGGYPQAERCRLSVGHPEALTSDPDIVEALSISGNFGFQPCSHGDFLGSILGTGISRDKLGDIILQGEKGAQILLVPDLVDFLTSALTKVGNVPVTCKRIPLLALEYEPPRTKSFKTVEGSLRLDAIASAGYKISRSKLVDLISNGDVRVNWTSVSKNNTTIKTGDMISVNGKGRLKIGEINPTKKGKFAIELIRYL